The DNA region TTTAAAAGCTAGCAAAATGGGGCATTACAGGGATAAGGTGGGATAAGGTAGGATTAAGGTGAGTGTGGCCCCCATGGATGACAAGCTGCGAGAAGAAAAGCTCAGATAGTTCGGGTAcattcagaggagaagcccagatgccccggtaaggaggtgtgagcgactggctttggtgggtacgaggagaggtagagggcggcctaagaagtatttgggagaggtgattaggcaggacatgacgtAGCTTCAGATTACCGAGGGCATGACCCTagataggaagttgtggaggtcgagcattaaggttgtaggttaggaggtagttttGCATATTTCTACGTCGCACCAGAGTGAGGCTAGTCTTATAGGATTTTGTCTAAAAGTGCTAGTGGTTAATGTTGCATTTATACTATTCTTTCGTTTCTCATAGTGTCGGGTCTTATCTACTGgtcattgttttgcttttcatctattttctggttcttGTGATGCAGttatattttctataatttttgttgatggtactgatatattgccTCTTTTCGTCTTTTTAAGCCGACAATCTATCAAAAgtagcctctctgcccctcgaagtaggggtaaggtcttcgTCCACACTACCTTCCCAGACCTcactagtgagattttactggatcgttgttgttgttattgttattgtaacCAAACATAATATAAACTTAGTCTCAGACTTAATTCTGGATATTTCATCTTATCCCACCTTATTCCATCAAACTTAGTATTAATTTATCCCACCTCTCAGGTGAGATAAATTAATCTAAGAATTATAATTCCGAAATAATTTAGTCTGCGTACCAAAAGATTTCTAGCATCTCACCCATATTAACTGTTAATAAAGTGCCTTCTTTTTCAGAGACATTAATTGAAAGTAAGATGCAAAGTCACAAAAAAAAATGGTGTTAAGAGGAGAAAATGAAGCACAAAATATATGTACTTGTGACCAATATCCTGCCCGGTAATCGTCCAATTTATGCAGCTATCTACAAGTCCCGTTACATATAATATTCCCTCTATCCCAAAATATGACACTTTTAGAATTCTGAAATTTAAACTTCTTAATTTTGATTATAAATTTATATacttaaaaactaaataaaaaatattataagttACAATAACTAATAatccaaaatatataaaaaattcgtGATCAAAGAATAATTCGTTTGATCTCGAAATTCGAAaaatataaatagatagatagGGGTGTAGCTAGCATGGGAGATATGAATTTAGATGAACCCACTAACTTTGATTAAATCTTATATTTGTgttaaataatttattaaaaatataaaaattattaaattagaaTTCAAATAGTGGCTTCCCCTCTGtaagggggggggggtggggtAAGTACTTTTATTTTTAGTGATAGTGCTCATATCACTCATCGGTCTGCAAACTTCACAGTATGCGATATCATTTTTGTCCATTACATAATTTTCAGTTCCCAAActaatctttcttcttcttcttgtcctTTTCACAAGCTCTCTGTATTTAGACTTTGACACCAAACTCTTCTGTCTCCCACTGATCAGTGATCTCGACTCACTGCACCTATGACGACTCCGAAGTTTCTATTCCTCTTCATCTTCCTTATTCACTTTGTAACTATGTCCTCACGTGCCGACCTCCCCGGCACGTGGGAACTCCTCGTCGCCGAAGCCGGAATTGCATCCATGCACACCGCCGTCACCCATTTCAACACCGTCGTCCTCCTCGACCGCACCGACATCGGCCCTTCCCGTAAACTCCTCCCTCCCCACCACTGCCGCGTGGACCCCAACGATCCCATTTTGAAAAAAGACTGCTACGCTCACTCTGTTCTACTCGATTTACAAACAAACTCAATTCGTCCTCTCATGATCCTCACCGACACGTGGTGCTCCTCCGGCCAATTTCTCCCCGACGGCACGCTTCTTCACACCGGCGGCGACCTTGACGGCTTCCGCAAATTCCGAAAATTCACACCTTGTGAACCTTCAAACTCTCTCTGCGATTGGGAAGAACTTCAAGATACTCAACTGTCACAAGGCAGATGGTATGCAACTAACCAAATACTACCAAACGGTGAAATCATAATTGTCGGTGGTCGTGCTGCTAATAGTGTTGAATTTTTCCCACCTAGAAAAGAAGGAGCTTTTGAATTCCCTTTCTTAACTCAAGCTGAAGACAATCAACATGATAATCTTTATCCTTATGTTCATTTACTACCCAATGGACATCTCTTCATTTTCGCTAACAATAAAGCTGTAATGTACGattataatacaaataaaatactaaaagatTATCCAATACTAGAAGGTGGACCAAGAAATTACCCATCAGCAGGATCATCAGCAATGTTAGCGTTAACAGAGGATTATTCCTCTGCTATAATTGTAATTTGTGGTGGAGCTGAATTCGGAGCGTATTTACAAAGGAGTAGTGACACACCTGCTCATGGAA from Nicotiana tabacum cultivar K326 chromosome 24, ASM71507v2, whole genome shotgun sequence includes:
- the LOC107788356 gene encoding aldehyde oxidase GLOX-like → MTTPKFLFLFIFLIHFVTMSSRADLPGTWELLVAEAGIASMHTAVTHFNTVVLLDRTDIGPSRKLLPPHHCRVDPNDPILKKDCYAHSVLLDLQTNSIRPLMILTDTWCSSGQFLPDGTLLHTGGDLDGFRKFRKFTPCEPSNSLCDWEELQDTQLSQGRWYATNQILPNGEIIIVGGRAANSVEFFPPRKEGAFEFPFLTQAEDNQHDNLYPYVHLLPNGHLFIFANNKAVMYDYNTNKILKDYPILEGGPRNYPSAGSSAMLALTEDYSSAIIVICGGAEFGAYLQRSSDTPAHGSCGRIEATGENPVWEMEDMPFARIMGDMVMLPTGDILIINGAQAGTQGFEMASNPCLNPVLYRPSEPLGLRFMTLTPGTVPRMYHSTANLLPDGRILLAGSNPHFFYKFAAEFPTELRIEAFSPEYLSADKANIRPVLVESPEKVKYREDFEVAVTVELPVVGIVEVNFASAPFSTHSFSQGQRLVKLRVTSAIPDVAGKYKIGCTAPLDGRVAPPGYYMVFAVNQGVPSVARWVQLVV